agCAATGATGTGTTAGTCGCCACAGCGAAGACAGGGCAAGTTGAACATGCATGAGCCTTCGCAGAAAGTCATGACCGGACCGGTCAAGTCAACCACACATAAGCAAAGAGTAGGAACACAGCCAGGAAGAAAGCCAGCCATACACGCCAGCCGACGCCTGTCCGTTCCGCCATCCGCAGCATGCGACTCATGTTTCCTCGTATACGAAGACGGGTGTTGTCAAATGTATCATTAAGTTCTGCAATGGTCGAAGTATCCCGGATCTCCTCGCCAATAGCAAGTGTAAGCTAGACTCAACATCAGCACCCAAATGTACGTAACCAATCAGATGAGGGGGTAGGAAGATTACATCTTTCAGCATCTTGACTTTTGCGCTGATACCCTCTACCTCGGCATCATTCTGCGACTCTAGATGAGATAGAACTGCATCGGAGTAGTGGCCTCTGTTTCGTCATCAGTATTATGCTCCACTAGGATTAAAGGGGCTCGTTAAAGCCTACTTCGCATTTGGCGTCGCAGTCCTGTATCCATTTCCGACAGAGGCTCCGTTAACGGCCCCATTGCTGGGATATCCTCCAAAACCATAACCACCTACTCGGCCAGGCGACCTACTGGCAGGTCTGGAATCGCCGCCATATGAATCAAAGAGTGAAGCCGATGCGCGAGGATCACGCTGGTGAAGGTTGGAGCGTGGAAATCTGAAATTTATGCCATGAAATAGTTAGCCCAGGGAAACGATGAGGGTCATGATCAGCTTACCGTGCAGCcataataaaaagtaagCAGAGAAGTCCAACCCTGTTGCAAGATAATTGAGAGGCTGGTACCATGAATTGGGTACTTCCCAAATTCTAGTTGGCCAGCATCGCGTAGAGAGACTACAGCAAAACTTACGTTGTCGAGCGCTCTTATCTGAATAAACCCGATCCCGTGGTCTGGTAGCGGCAAACAATAGACAAGTACTCCATTAAGTCCGCACTATTTCTTGGACCGGGGGTGACGGCGGGTTACCGTAAACGGAATAGTCTTCCTATTCGGGAAAGGTGCTTTCTAGCCACTTCACcactttactccgtacaggcTACCGAGTAATTTATATACAGTAACATCTACTGTAGTATCGCTGGCACTACCAAGTAGTGGTGATATGGTTGAAAAGTGTGGTTGACCAACTAATTTACTATGCAGGTGAACAGTAGGCCACCATTCATCATTCCCATGGTCTTTCCAGTATATCCTACCGTGAATCGGAGACATTCAACGCTATACAACGATACAATAATCTACAACCGCTTCTCTATATAGCCAGTCGGCCATGTGGCCTGCCCTAAACAATAATTAAACTATGTTGCTTGTTGCAGACTTGAGCTCGGGATGGTAGCATACTCTATTGTACCATGGCCCTTGCTCGCCCCAGCAGAACAGAATATTATGCTATGTTTTGTCGAAACTAACATATTTCGTATGAGACGCTATTTAACCGGCATGAGCAGTCCAGGAGAATGTTTACTATGCAGATTAGAAGGATACACCTTTTATAGTCGCTCTATGTGGTTGTTCCTGTACACCTGAGGTCAGTAACCCAATCCTGCCTAGGAAATTTGCCGTAGTAGTCGACTGGTGGGTAAAATTGGTAGACACTCAAGTAAGTGATCCGTATGAGAAAGGGGTTCAGACAGGGATAGAAATCATTATGCATCAATTGCTACGCCCTGTCTCAAGAATATTGGCAGTCGGCTGAAGAATAAACAAGGAccaagagagaaaaaagttGTGGTTGACGCGTCAACTATCCGAGTCAGAACAGAAAATTATCAATACCCCAATAAATCAGCGCCGATCACTTGCCCCTGTTCCCAAGGAGATTGTATGAGCCGTAAAGTAATCCCATTTAGTCTCACATGTTGTCGTTATTGTCTTCAAGGTTCAAagtcctcatcatcttcatcatcctcaccctcatcATCCTTGAGCTTTTGCGCGGCGTCTACGAAGTCAATGGTCTTTCCACGTGTCCTTCGCCCGCTAATGATGTTAGAGGAATCGATTGGCGCGAGGTCATCTccgccatcctcatcttcttctgcagggGAAGACAGGGTCAACATGTGTTCGAAAGCTAAGGCAGGTAAAGCGGAGTAAGCCTCGAGGGAAATTTCAATGCTTACCTTCCATCTaggaaaggagaaacagTCAATTTGGATTCTAAATTTGGGTGTCGGGGGTTTCGTCAACTTACAATGTCTTCATTTTCACTCTCATCGCTTTCACCTTCGTCCATGCTCGTATCCGTTGGAGCAGGATCCTGCGTAGCCTTGCCCTTGTCCCTGCCCAATGTCGCGGTATCGGGTGCGTTAACGGCAGGATCATTGCTCAGAGTGGTGGCTTGGTTGTTATCGTCCATGTTGGATAGTAAAATGGAGGTGCTTGTTcacagaggatgacgagggtATGGAGATGATTTCTGGAGCAGATATAATGTAACCTCgtaggaagaaaatgaatgTTAGGGCAGGGGGATAAAACAAGGAGGAGCTTTAAATAGTTGCAGCAATTGTTTGTACGAGAAGAACACAAACAACGCTCTCAAGTTGCAAGGGGAGAAAGGTTCACATTAACCTTCCCTGGAGTTAGTGATTGCTGATTGGCTACGAGACTTAGGGATCAGCGGCGCTGCTCCCGTGACgaccttttcccttctgggCATGTCATAATAAACATGCTACTAAATTCGTACGGTTATCTGTCAGAAACTTGGAGAAAGGCAAGATATACCAGACTCAATCTGAGATTGCTGGGTATTCGGAGTTGAACCGAAGCAAAGAGCAAGTGATAACACTGTCCAAAATTCAACCACGTATTGGTTTTGGGGCAACTTGAGCAAGTAAGCATTCAATCCTCCGCTTGCCTGGTTCCTATCGAAACAGGATTGGGGTGTATTCAGACTGGGCAACGCAAATGTGGTCCACGACCTATAGATATCATCTATCCATTAGAACATATCGGATAGGTGGATTACTTCGAGTGCAGCGGTTTTCTCAGTTGAACAAGTCCGTTGAACCTGGCTCTATTGTCGTTCCAAATTAGAAAAGGCGGCTCATGAGGAATTCGAAGGTCTATGAGACACAGAACGTGTCAGGTCGTTGCGATACTGAGATATGATTTACGGTACTTGAATAAATGGGTGACCTGCAGTTGGAAGGATCTGTCATAAATCATGTCTACATGTCTGTTACCGAGTACTCTATATGGAGGTAGTGATTTCTGGCAGCGGTTGCAACCAGCCAGCGATGACTTCATGCGAAACCTTCCGAACACCATCCAGAGAAGATGATGTATTGCAAGTGGGAATATTCCGCACATGGTGTCGATAGGAACAAGTGAATGTTATTTGTCACTCTACGGAACAGTTGATCCATGGAATCCTAAGGAATTTAACCGGTCATGATGACGAAGGAGTATGAAATAGAAAATGCCGTATTGAACGCCTAAGGTATCAAAAGAATAGACTAAAGATGAGATTTACTGTATTTCATGAGAAATAAATGATTGAAAATGAGAGTGAGATATAAAGCAAGAAGGCAGAATCAATGAatcatactccgtacccttTATGCAGTATCTGAAAtaaagggaaggaaaggaaaggaaaatacaTACTAACAAAGGAAGGCGTTCA
The sequence above is a segment of the Aspergillus flavus chromosome 4, complete sequence genome. Coding sequences within it:
- a CDS encoding histone chaperone domain CHZ-domain-containing protein (unnamed protein product) yields the protein MDDNNQATTLSNDPAVNAPDTATLGRDKGKATQDPAPTDTSMDEGESDESENEDIMEEEDEDGGDDLAPIDSSNIISGRRTRGKTIDFVDAAQKLKDDEGEDDEDDEDFEP